The following coding sequences are from one Bos indicus x Bos taurus breed Angus x Brahman F1 hybrid chromosome 5, Bos_hybrid_MaternalHap_v2.0, whole genome shotgun sequence window:
- the NCKAP5L gene encoding nck-associated protein 5-like isoform X5, giving the protein MSEAMDQSAGSPGNLNPGEGGDGSTEPGTCQELLHRLRELEAENSALAQANENQRETYERCLDEVANHVVQALLNQKDLREECIKLKKRVFDLERQNQMLSALFQQKLQLTAGSLPQIPLAPLQPPSEPPASPSLSSAEGPATPLPLGRCAGQREVCWEQQLRSGGPGPPATPPPALDALSPFLQKKAQILEVLRALEETDPLLLCSPATPWQPPGEGPGSPEPINGELCGPPQPEPSPWAPYLLLGPGSLGGLLHWERFLGGPGEEEGAGRPWGPGRGSPQAQGTGSGPPCAPGSSSSSSSDEAGDPNEAPSPDPLLGALARKQLNLGQLLEDTESYLQAFLAGAACPLSGDHPGPRQPSSPDQGPPQLSKSKGLPKSAWVGGTPEANRPGFGATSEGQGSLPFLSMFMGAGDTPLGSRPGHPHSSSQVKSKLQIGPPSPGEAQGPLLPSPARGLKFLKLPPASEKVPSPGGPQLSPQLPRNSRIPCRNSGSDGSPSPLLARRGLGGGELSPEGAQGLPTSPSPCSMTPDSAQLRPPQPALSATLSPGPTVSPCYENILDLSRNTFRGPSPEPPPSPLQVPTYPQLTLEVPRVPEVLRSPGIPSSPCHPESCPYEGTQEKSSDKAGSESPHPGRRGPGSSSKKPSQGAGRRPGDPGYTPLRDRLAALGKLKTGPEGPQGPEKNGVPVKPGTEKARGAGKSGESTGDTAPPASRPPEQPEAKGALRGAVALGTSSLKQQESGLLGDPGARVYSSHSMGARVDLEPVSPRSCLTKVELAKSRLAGALCPQVPRTPAKVPTSAPSLGKPNKSPHSSPTKLPSKSPTKVVPRPVVPPATKEPPKPDKGKGPPWADCGGTVAQPMSPAPGPADPGPGPEGRAPHSAIEEKVMKGIEENMLRLQGQERAPGTEAKHRNTSSIASWFGLKKSKLPALNRRTETTKGKEGAGGSPLRKEVKVEARKLEAESLNISKLMAKAEDLRRALEEEKAYLSSRARPRPGGPAPGTSAGLGQGQGQLVGMYQGADTFMQQLLNRVDGKELPPKSWREPKPEYGDFQPVSSDPKNPWPACGPRNGLVGPLQGCGKPGKPSIEPGRREEMPSEDSLAEPVTTSHFTACGSLTRTLDSGIGTFPPPDHGSSGTPSKNLPKTKPPRLEPPPGVPPARPPPLTKVPRRAHTLEREVPGIEELLVSGRHPSMPAFPALLTAAPGHRGHQTCPDDPCEDPGPPPPVQLAKNWTFPNARAAGGSSDPFLCPPRQLEGLPRTPMALPVDGKRSLEPTRPAPAPQGPAFGGSRTPSTSDVGEEGRVASGGPPGLETSESLSDSLYDSLSSCGSQG; this is encoded by the exons ATGTCAGAGGCCATGGACCAGTCGGCCGGGAGCCCTGGAAACCTGAACCCAGGAGAAGGTGGTGATGGCAGCACGGAGCCGGGTACCTGCCAGGAACTCCTGCACCGGCTGCGGGAGCTGGAG gcAGAGAACTCAGCACTCGCCCAAGCCAACGAAAATCAGCGGGAGACCTACGAGCGCTGTCTGGACGAG GTTGCCAACCACGTGGTGCAGGCACTGCTGAACCAAAAG GACCTGCGAGAGGAGTGCATCAAGCTGAAGAAGAGGGTGTTTGACCTGGAAAGGCAGAACCAGATGCTGAGCGCCCTGTTTCAGCAGAAGCTCCAGCTGACAGCGGGCTCCCTCCCTCAG ATCCCACTTGCCCCACTCCAGCCACCTTCAGAGCCACCGGCCTCGCCCTCCCTGAGCTCCGCCGAGGGACCGGCCACCCCGCTGCCTCTGGGGCGCTGTGCTGGGCAGAGAGAG GTGTGTTGGGAGCAGCAGCTGCGGTCAGGAGGCCCAGGACCcccagccaccccacccccagcgctGGATGCCCTCTCcccattccttcaaaagaaagcGCAGATCCTGGAGGTGCTGAGAGCCCTGGAAGAGACGGACCCCTTGCTTCTGTGCTCACCTGCTACCCCCTGGCAGCCTCCAGGCGAGGGTCCTGGCTCCCCGGAGCCCATCAATGGCGAGCTGTGTGGCCCGCCTCAGCCTGAACCCTCTCCCTGGGCCCCCTACCTACTACTAGGTCCTGGCAGCCTGGGAGGCCTGCTGCACTGGGAGCGCTTCTTAGGGGgtccaggggaggaggagggtgctGGGCGGCCCTGGGGCCCTGGCAGGGGCTCCCCACAGGCCCAGGGCACTGGTTCTGGGCCGCCCTGTGCACCAGGCAGtagctcctcctcctcttctgatGAGGCCGGTGACCCCAATGAGGCCCCCAGCCCGGACCCCCTGCTAGGGGCCCTGGCCCGCAAGCAGTTGAACCTGGGCCAGCTCCTTGAAGACACAGAGTCTTACCTACAGGCCTTTTTGGCCGGGGCTGCTTGCCCACTCAGCGGGGACCACCCGGGTCCCAGGCAGCCATCCTCCCCAGACCAGGGGCCCCCACAACTGTCCAAGTCCAAAGGCCTCCCCAAGTCAGCTTGGGTTGGGGGTACCCCAGAGGCCAACAGGCCAGGCTTTGGTGCTACCTCAGAGGGCCAGGGGTCCCTCCCCTTCCTCAGCATGTTCATGGGTGCAGGGGACACCCCCCTGGGCTCACGGCCTGGCCACCCCCACTCTTCATCTCAGGTGAAAAGCAAGCTCCAAATTGGCCCCCCTTCTcctggggaagcccaaggacCCCTTCTGCCCTCTCCAGCCAGAGGTCTCAAATTTCTAAAGCTGCCTCCAGCCTCAGAGAAGGTCCCCAGCCCAGGAGGTCCCCAGCTTAGCCCCCAGCTCCCCCGGAATTCCCGAATACCCTGTCGGaacagtggctcagacggtagccCCTCCCCACTGCTGGCCCGCAGGGGTCTGGGCGGAGGAGAGCTGTCCCCAGAGGGGGCACAGGGCCTGCCCACCAGCCCTTCACCCTGCTCCATGACCCCTGACTCTGCACAGCTCAGACCTCCCCAGCCAGCCTTGTCCGCTACACTTTCCCCAGGACCCACAGTGTCTCCTTGCTACGAGAACATTCTGGACCTTTCCCGGAACACCTTTAGAGGGCCTTCCCCAGAGCCACCTCCATCTCCTCTGCAGGTGCCCACCTACCCACAACTAACTCTGGAGGTGCCACGGGTCCCTGAGGTCCTCAGAAGCCCTGGCATCCCCTCCAGCCCTTGCCACCCAGAATCCTGCCCCTATGAGGGCACCCAGGAGAAGAGTTCGGACAAGGCAGGCTCCGAGTCTCCCCATCCTGGCCGCAGGGGCCCAGGCAGCTCGTCCAAGAAGCCCAGCCAGGGGGCAGGACGGCGACCTGGGGATCCTGGCTACACGCCTCTGCGGGACAGACTGGCAGCCCTGGGAAAACTGAAGACTGGCCCTGAGGGGCCTCAGGGCCCAGAAAAGAATGGGGTGCCTGTCAAACCTGGCACTGAGAAGGCCCGGGGAGCAGGGAAGTCAGGGGAGAGCACTGGAGACACAGCACCCCCTGCTTCCAGGCCCCCTGAGCAGCCAGAAGCCAAGGGGGCCCTGCGAGGGGCAGTGGCCTTAGGCACAAGCAGCCTGAAGCAACAGGAATCTGGGCTCCTGGGGGACCCCGGGGCCCGAGTCTACTCTTCCCACTCCATGGGGGCCCGGGTGGACCTGGAGCCTGTCTCACCAAGGAGCTGCCTCACCAAAGTGGAGCTGGCCAAGAGCCGGCTGGCAGGGGCCCTGTGCCCCCAGGTACCCCGCACCCCTGCCAAAGTGCCAACCTCAGCCCCCAGCCTTGGCAAACCCAATAAGAGCCCCCACAGCAGCCCAACCAAGCTGCCTTCAAAGTCACCCACCAAGGTGGTGCCCCGACCAGTGGTCCCACCAGCCACCAAGGAGCCCCCCAAACCTGACAAGGGGAAGGGCCCACCCTGGGCAGACTGTGGTGGCACCGTGGCCCAGCCCATGTCCCCAGCACCTGGCCCTGCGGACCCAGGCCCAGGCCCTGAGGGGCGGGCTCCACACTCGGCCATTGAGGAGAAGGTGATGAAGGGCATCGAGGAGAACATGCTGCGGCTCCAGGGCCAGGAGCGGGCCCCCGGCACTGAGGCCAAGCATCGGAACACCAGCAGCATCGCCAGCTGGTTTGGCCTTAAGAAGAGCAAGTTGCCAGCGTTAAACCGCCGCACAGAGACCACCAAGGGCAAGGAAGGGGCCGGGGGCTCCCCGCTCCGGAAGGAGGTCAAGGTGGAAGCCCGGAAGCTGGAGGCTGAGAGTCTCAACATCTCCAAGCTGATGGCTAAGGCGGAAGACCTGCGccgggccctggaggaggaaaaggcctACCTGAGCAGCAGGGCCCGGCCTCGGCCCGGGGGCCCAGCACCAGGGACCAGTgcaggcctggggcaggggcagggccagcTGGTTGGCATGTACCAGGGTGCAGACACCTTCATGCAGCAGCTTCTCAACAG GGTGGATGGCAAGGAACTGCCCCCCAAGAGCTGGCGGGAACCCAAACCTGAGTATGGCGATTTCCAGCCAGTGTCCTCTGACCCCAAGAACCCCTGGCCCGCCTGTGGGCCCCGAAATGGCCTGGTGGGCCCTCTCCAGGGCTGTGGAAAACCTGGGAAG CCAAGCATCGAGCCAGGGAGGCGAGAAGAGATGCCCTCCGAGGACAGTCTGGCGGAGCCAGTGACCACCTCACACTTCACAG cctgtgGCTCTTTGACTCGAACCCTGGACAGTGGCATCGGGACCTTCCCACCCCCAGACCATGGCAGCAGTGGGACCCCCAGCAAGAATCTTCCGAAGACCAAGCCACCACGGCTGGAGCCCCCACCAGGGGTGCCCCCAGCTCGGCCCCCACCCCTTACCAAAGTCCCCCGCCGTGCCCACACACTGGAGCGTGAGGTGCCTGGCATAGAGGAGCTGCTGGTGAGCGGGAGGCACCCCAGCATGCCGGCCTTCCCTGCCCTGCTCACCGCTGCCCCAGGCCACCGGGGCCATCAGACCTGTCCAGACG ATCCCTGCGAAGACCCAGGCCCACCCCCTCCAGTCCAGCTGGCCAAGAACTGGACCTTCCCCAATGCCAGGGCAGCCGGCGGTTCCTCTGACCCTTTCTTATGCCCACCCCGACAACTGGAGGGGCTGCCCAGGACCCCCATG gCCCTCCCCGTGGATGGAAAGCGGAGCCTGGAGCCCACCCGCCCTGCCCCTGCGCCCCAGGGCCCGGCGTTTGGGGGCAGCCGCACCCCCAGCACATCGGACGTGGGCGAGGAAGGGAGAGTGGCCAGCGGGGGACCCCCGGGGCTGGAGACCTCTGAGTCTCTCAGCGACTCGCTCTACGACTCGCTGTCCTCTTGCGGGAGTCAGGGCTGA
- the NCKAP5L gene encoding nck-associated protein 5-like isoform X4, which translates to MLESRAIPKNPGQGFSWAPGKVTILAACVSVPAWVRRQRQGLMSEAMDQSAGSPGNLNPGEGGDGSTEPGTCQELLHRLRELEAENSALAQANENQRETYERCLDEVANHVVQALLNQKDLREECIKLKKRVFDLERQNQMLSALFQQKLQLTAGSLPQIPLAPLQPPSEPPASPSLSSAEGPATPLPLGRCAGQREVCWEQQLRSGGPGPPATPPPALDALSPFLQKKAQILEVLRALEETDPLLLCSPATPWQPPGEGPGSPEPINGELCGPPQPEPSPWAPYLLLGPGSLGGLLHWERFLGGPGEEEGAGRPWGPGRGSPQAQGTGSGPPCAPGSSSSSSSDEAGDPNEAPSPDPLLGALARKQLNLGQLLEDTESYLQAFLAGAACPLSGDHPGPRQPSSPDQGPPQLSKSKGLPKSAWVGGTPEANRPGFGATSEGQGSLPFLSMFMGAGDTPLGSRPGHPHSSSQVKSKLQIGPPSPGEAQGPLLPSPARGLKFLKLPPASEKVPSPGGPQLSPQLPRNSRIPCRNSGSDGSPSPLLARRGLGGGELSPEGAQGLPTSPSPCSMTPDSAQLRPPQPALSATLSPGPTVSPCYENILDLSRNTFRGPSPEPPPSPLQVPTYPQLTLEVPRVPEVLRSPGIPSSPCHPESCPYEGTQEKSSDKAGSESPHPGRRGPGSSSKKPSQGAGRRPGDPGYTPLRDRLAALGKLKTGPEGPQGPEKNGVPVKPGTEKARGAGKSGESTGDTAPPASRPPEQPEAKGALRGAVALGTSSLKQQESGLLGDPGARVYSSHSMGARVDLEPVSPRSCLTKVELAKSRLAGALCPQVPRTPAKVPTSAPSLGKPNKSPHSSPTKLPSKSPTKVVPRPVVPPATKEPPKPDKGKGPPWADCGGTVAQPMSPAPGPADPGPGPEGRAPHSAIEEKVMKGIEENMLRLQGQERAPGTEAKHRNTSSIASWFGLKKSKLPALNRRTETTKGKEGAGGSPLRKEVKVEARKLEAESLNISKLMAKAEDLRRALEEEKAYLSSRARPRPGGPAPGTSAGLGQGQGQLVGMYQGADTFMQQLLNRVDGKELPPKSWREPKPEYGDFQPVSSDPKNPWPACGPRNGLVGPLQGCGKPGKPSIEPGRREEMPSEDSLAEPVTTSHFTACGSLTRTLDSGIGTFPPPDHGSSGTPSKNLPKTKPPRLEPPPGVPPARPPPLTKVPRRAHTLEREVPGIEELLVSGRHPSMPAFPALLTAAPGHRGHQTCPDDPCEDPGPPPPVQLAKNWTFPNARAAGGSSDPFLCPPRQLEGLPRTPMALPVDGKRSLEPTRPAPAPQGPAFGGSRTPSTSDVGEEGRVASGGPPGLETSESLSDSLYDSLSSCGSQG; encoded by the exons ATGCTTGAAAGCAGGGCCATCCCGAAAAACCCAGGCCAGGggttttcctgggctccag GCAAGGTGACCATTCTGGCTGCGTGCGTGAGTGTGCCAGCCTGGGTGAGGAGGCAGAGACAG GGCCTGATGTCAGAGGCCATGGACCAGTCGGCCGGGAGCCCTGGAAACCTGAACCCAGGAGAAGGTGGTGATGGCAGCACGGAGCCGGGTACCTGCCAGGAACTCCTGCACCGGCTGCGGGAGCTGGAG gcAGAGAACTCAGCACTCGCCCAAGCCAACGAAAATCAGCGGGAGACCTACGAGCGCTGTCTGGACGAG GTTGCCAACCACGTGGTGCAGGCACTGCTGAACCAAAAG GACCTGCGAGAGGAGTGCATCAAGCTGAAGAAGAGGGTGTTTGACCTGGAAAGGCAGAACCAGATGCTGAGCGCCCTGTTTCAGCAGAAGCTCCAGCTGACAGCGGGCTCCCTCCCTCAG ATCCCACTTGCCCCACTCCAGCCACCTTCAGAGCCACCGGCCTCGCCCTCCCTGAGCTCCGCCGAGGGACCGGCCACCCCGCTGCCTCTGGGGCGCTGTGCTGGGCAGAGAGAG GTGTGTTGGGAGCAGCAGCTGCGGTCAGGAGGCCCAGGACCcccagccaccccacccccagcgctGGATGCCCTCTCcccattccttcaaaagaaagcGCAGATCCTGGAGGTGCTGAGAGCCCTGGAAGAGACGGACCCCTTGCTTCTGTGCTCACCTGCTACCCCCTGGCAGCCTCCAGGCGAGGGTCCTGGCTCCCCGGAGCCCATCAATGGCGAGCTGTGTGGCCCGCCTCAGCCTGAACCCTCTCCCTGGGCCCCCTACCTACTACTAGGTCCTGGCAGCCTGGGAGGCCTGCTGCACTGGGAGCGCTTCTTAGGGGgtccaggggaggaggagggtgctGGGCGGCCCTGGGGCCCTGGCAGGGGCTCCCCACAGGCCCAGGGCACTGGTTCTGGGCCGCCCTGTGCACCAGGCAGtagctcctcctcctcttctgatGAGGCCGGTGACCCCAATGAGGCCCCCAGCCCGGACCCCCTGCTAGGGGCCCTGGCCCGCAAGCAGTTGAACCTGGGCCAGCTCCTTGAAGACACAGAGTCTTACCTACAGGCCTTTTTGGCCGGGGCTGCTTGCCCACTCAGCGGGGACCACCCGGGTCCCAGGCAGCCATCCTCCCCAGACCAGGGGCCCCCACAACTGTCCAAGTCCAAAGGCCTCCCCAAGTCAGCTTGGGTTGGGGGTACCCCAGAGGCCAACAGGCCAGGCTTTGGTGCTACCTCAGAGGGCCAGGGGTCCCTCCCCTTCCTCAGCATGTTCATGGGTGCAGGGGACACCCCCCTGGGCTCACGGCCTGGCCACCCCCACTCTTCATCTCAGGTGAAAAGCAAGCTCCAAATTGGCCCCCCTTCTcctggggaagcccaaggacCCCTTCTGCCCTCTCCAGCCAGAGGTCTCAAATTTCTAAAGCTGCCTCCAGCCTCAGAGAAGGTCCCCAGCCCAGGAGGTCCCCAGCTTAGCCCCCAGCTCCCCCGGAATTCCCGAATACCCTGTCGGaacagtggctcagacggtagccCCTCCCCACTGCTGGCCCGCAGGGGTCTGGGCGGAGGAGAGCTGTCCCCAGAGGGGGCACAGGGCCTGCCCACCAGCCCTTCACCCTGCTCCATGACCCCTGACTCTGCACAGCTCAGACCTCCCCAGCCAGCCTTGTCCGCTACACTTTCCCCAGGACCCACAGTGTCTCCTTGCTACGAGAACATTCTGGACCTTTCCCGGAACACCTTTAGAGGGCCTTCCCCAGAGCCACCTCCATCTCCTCTGCAGGTGCCCACCTACCCACAACTAACTCTGGAGGTGCCACGGGTCCCTGAGGTCCTCAGAAGCCCTGGCATCCCCTCCAGCCCTTGCCACCCAGAATCCTGCCCCTATGAGGGCACCCAGGAGAAGAGTTCGGACAAGGCAGGCTCCGAGTCTCCCCATCCTGGCCGCAGGGGCCCAGGCAGCTCGTCCAAGAAGCCCAGCCAGGGGGCAGGACGGCGACCTGGGGATCCTGGCTACACGCCTCTGCGGGACAGACTGGCAGCCCTGGGAAAACTGAAGACTGGCCCTGAGGGGCCTCAGGGCCCAGAAAAGAATGGGGTGCCTGTCAAACCTGGCACTGAGAAGGCCCGGGGAGCAGGGAAGTCAGGGGAGAGCACTGGAGACACAGCACCCCCTGCTTCCAGGCCCCCTGAGCAGCCAGAAGCCAAGGGGGCCCTGCGAGGGGCAGTGGCCTTAGGCACAAGCAGCCTGAAGCAACAGGAATCTGGGCTCCTGGGGGACCCCGGGGCCCGAGTCTACTCTTCCCACTCCATGGGGGCCCGGGTGGACCTGGAGCCTGTCTCACCAAGGAGCTGCCTCACCAAAGTGGAGCTGGCCAAGAGCCGGCTGGCAGGGGCCCTGTGCCCCCAGGTACCCCGCACCCCTGCCAAAGTGCCAACCTCAGCCCCCAGCCTTGGCAAACCCAATAAGAGCCCCCACAGCAGCCCAACCAAGCTGCCTTCAAAGTCACCCACCAAGGTGGTGCCCCGACCAGTGGTCCCACCAGCCACCAAGGAGCCCCCCAAACCTGACAAGGGGAAGGGCCCACCCTGGGCAGACTGTGGTGGCACCGTGGCCCAGCCCATGTCCCCAGCACCTGGCCCTGCGGACCCAGGCCCAGGCCCTGAGGGGCGGGCTCCACACTCGGCCATTGAGGAGAAGGTGATGAAGGGCATCGAGGAGAACATGCTGCGGCTCCAGGGCCAGGAGCGGGCCCCCGGCACTGAGGCCAAGCATCGGAACACCAGCAGCATCGCCAGCTGGTTTGGCCTTAAGAAGAGCAAGTTGCCAGCGTTAAACCGCCGCACAGAGACCACCAAGGGCAAGGAAGGGGCCGGGGGCTCCCCGCTCCGGAAGGAGGTCAAGGTGGAAGCCCGGAAGCTGGAGGCTGAGAGTCTCAACATCTCCAAGCTGATGGCTAAGGCGGAAGACCTGCGccgggccctggaggaggaaaaggcctACCTGAGCAGCAGGGCCCGGCCTCGGCCCGGGGGCCCAGCACCAGGGACCAGTgcaggcctggggcaggggcagggccagcTGGTTGGCATGTACCAGGGTGCAGACACCTTCATGCAGCAGCTTCTCAACAG GGTGGATGGCAAGGAACTGCCCCCCAAGAGCTGGCGGGAACCCAAACCTGAGTATGGCGATTTCCAGCCAGTGTCCTCTGACCCCAAGAACCCCTGGCCCGCCTGTGGGCCCCGAAATGGCCTGGTGGGCCCTCTCCAGGGCTGTGGAAAACCTGGGAAG CCAAGCATCGAGCCAGGGAGGCGAGAAGAGATGCCCTCCGAGGACAGTCTGGCGGAGCCAGTGACCACCTCACACTTCACAG cctgtgGCTCTTTGACTCGAACCCTGGACAGTGGCATCGGGACCTTCCCACCCCCAGACCATGGCAGCAGTGGGACCCCCAGCAAGAATCTTCCGAAGACCAAGCCACCACGGCTGGAGCCCCCACCAGGGGTGCCCCCAGCTCGGCCCCCACCCCTTACCAAAGTCCCCCGCCGTGCCCACACACTGGAGCGTGAGGTGCCTGGCATAGAGGAGCTGCTGGTGAGCGGGAGGCACCCCAGCATGCCGGCCTTCCCTGCCCTGCTCACCGCTGCCCCAGGCCACCGGGGCCATCAGACCTGTCCAGACG ATCCCTGCGAAGACCCAGGCCCACCCCCTCCAGTCCAGCTGGCCAAGAACTGGACCTTCCCCAATGCCAGGGCAGCCGGCGGTTCCTCTGACCCTTTCTTATGCCCACCCCGACAACTGGAGGGGCTGCCCAGGACCCCCATG gCCCTCCCCGTGGATGGAAAGCGGAGCCTGGAGCCCACCCGCCCTGCCCCTGCGCCCCAGGGCCCGGCGTTTGGGGGCAGCCGCACCCCCAGCACATCGGACGTGGGCGAGGAAGGGAGAGTGGCCAGCGGGGGACCCCCGGGGCTGGAGACCTCTGAGTCTCTCAGCGACTCGCTCTACGACTCGCTGTCCTCTTGCGGGAGTCAGGGCTGA